In Nymphaea colorata isolate Beijing-Zhang1983 chromosome 5, ASM883128v2, whole genome shotgun sequence, one genomic interval encodes:
- the LOC126410111 gene encoding uncharacterized protein LOC126410111, which produces MWVVLEQMYGQKKTAIRTYQVMKTVYGIRQGTSSVAEYYGALKAKWEELDYHSDIPWHCPHDQALYVAHEWENRVFLFLAGLNDEFEGVRSQILNSGEVSSIEDVYSCVEAEEQRRLVTQEGKRELVPYNERSALVSRGPGGPSRSLRRCTHCKKTGHTVDYCWDLHPEKKGNRERSLTGRTPVSEVQATSSGEKVSISADQLRELRAYLGRLDVNKTETSEGTTANHALAVIGNQGNSSVGEWIVDSGATHHMTGLGDREEDWDWFSF; this is translated from the exons atgtgggtggtcctcgagcaaatgtatggccaaaagaagaccgcaattcgtacttaccaagtaatgaagacagtctatggcattcgacaagggacctcgtctgttgcagagtactatggggctttgaaagccaagtgggaagagcttgactatcattctgatattccttggcattgtccccatgatcaggcgctctatgttgctcatgaatgggaaaacagggtgttcctatttttagcaggtttaaatgatgagtttgaaggtgttcgaagccagattttgaattcaggggaggtgtccagtattgaagatgtgtactcctgtgttgaagcggaagaacagagaaggcttgttacacaagaagggaagagggaacttgtgccctataacgagagatctgctctcgtgagtcgtggtcctggcggcccatctaggtctcttcgccggtgcactcactgcaagaagacaggtcacactgtggattattgctgggatcttcatccagaaaagaaggggaacagagagagatctttgactgggagaacgcctgtgtctgaggtgcaagccacctctagtggagaaaaagtctccatttctgctgaccagcttcgtgaactaagggcttatttgggcagactcgatgtcaacaagactgagacctcagagggaactacagctaatcatgctcttgcagttattggcaatcaaggtaactcttctgtgggggaatggattgtcgatagtggtgctactcatcacatgacag gacttggtgacagggaagaggattgggattggtttagcttctga
- the LOC116254446 gene encoding chitin elicitor receptor kinase 1-like — translation MGTARSQCTGGCPLAYGSYLVKENDTLDNILNLFSPGVKRTDVQQSSGLSDPNFIDKGSSLMIPFSCECINGSFLGHNFLYAVQSGDTYEKIAKYYSNLTSPAWLQATTSVLPTQISDKGNLNVAINCSCGNPEVLLDYGLFLTYPLKAGDNISGLSSRYNVSRDLLQKYNPNADKLGSGLVFIPVKDNQNIDNAECSLKQLQYSCPARKN, via the exons ATGGGCACAGCTCGATCGCAGTGCACCGGCGGTTGCCCCCTCGCTTACGGCTCTTATCTGGTGAAGGAGAACGACACTCTCGACAACATCCTGAACCTCTTCTCCCCAGGTGTAAAGAGAACCGATGTCCAGCAATCTAGTGGATTGTCTGATCCTAATTTTATAGACAAAGGAAGCTCATTGATGATCCCCTTCTCCTGCGAGTGTATAAATGGCAGCTTCTTGGGCCACAACTTTCTTTACGCCGTTCAGTCGGGGGATACGTATGAAAAGATTGCGAAGTATTATTCTAATCTGACCTCTCCTGCGTGGCTTCAGGCTACGACTTCAGTCCTACCCACACAAATTTCAGACAAGGGGAACCTCAATGTGGCGATCAATTGTAGCTGTGGGAACCCTGAAGTTTTGCTCGATTACGGGTTGTTCTTGACTTACCCTCTGAAGGCGGGGGATAATATATCAGGCCTTAGTAGTCGATACAACGTCTCTCGTGACTTGTTGCAGAAGTATAATCCGAACGCCGATAAACTTGGGAGCGGCCTTGTGTTCATTCCTGTGAAAG ATAACCAGAACATAGATAATGCAGAGTGCTCGTTGAAGCAACTGCAATACTCATGTCCTGCAAGAAAGAACTGA